In the Octadecabacter sp. SW4 genome, one interval contains:
- a CDS encoding DUF427 domain-containing protein has protein sequence MSDHIKIRPAKGTFVVRAGGAVLGETIRALELTEGSYPAVVYIPREDIAMAFLDPSDTTSSCPHKGLATYFDIEAKSGTIKDAAWSYEAPHADVAAIAGHLAFYGNKVAVEQI, from the coding sequence ATGAGCGACCATATCAAGATCAGGCCTGCAAAAGGCACCTTTGTCGTGCGTGCTGGCGGGGCCGTTCTGGGGGAAACCATCCGCGCGCTGGAACTGACCGAGGGCAGCTATCCCGCCGTGGTCTATATCCCGCGCGAGGATATCGCGATGGCGTTCCTTGATCCGTCAGACACCACGTCCTCCTGCCCCCATAAGGGGCTGGCAACATATTTTGATATCGAAGCCAAAAGCGGCACGATCAAGGATGCGGCCTGGTCCTACGAGGCCCCGCATGCGGACGTGGCCGCAATCGCCGGCCACCTGGCGTTTTATGGCAACAAGGTCGCGGTCGAACAGATCTAG
- a CDS encoding aminopeptidase P family protein, whose amino-acid sequence MFQTFADSASPKQGPPRLAALRAAMAAQRVQGFLVPRADAHQGEYVAPGDARLAWLTGFTGSAGFACVLPNVAGVFIDGRYRVQVRDQVADVFTPVHWPEVKLADWLSDHLGDGAKIGFDPWLHTTREIDALRKDLATTAIQIVATTNLVDEIWDDRPAPPGAAFTAYPDDLAGKSHATKRAEIAEALTKAGATSAVLTLPDSIAWLLNIRGTDVERNPVPQAFAVVHASGQVDLFARAGKADGIAQHLGPDVNVQDEGAFLGALAALQGPVQIDPKSAPQIVADTLEQAGTKVIHRDDPCLLPKAIKTVAEIAGARAAHLRDGAAMVNFLAWLDAKAPKGGLTEIDVVKALEGFRRATNALLDISFETISGAGEHGAIVHYRVTDSTNRPVRPGEVLLVDSGGQYIDGTTDITRTMAIGAPTKDQRACFTRVLQGMIAISRARFPTGVTGAHLDALARYPLWLAGQDYDHGTGHGVGAYLSVHEGPQGISRRAAPVPLEPGMILSNEPGYYREGEFGIRIENLITVVDAPALKGGDDRAMLAFDTLTYVPIDRRLIDAAMLTLDERAWLDDYHAKTLTLIGPRVDGAAFAWLDKACAPL is encoded by the coding sequence ATGTTCCAGACCTTTGCCGACAGCGCCTCTCCAAAACAAGGTCCGCCGCGTCTTGCGGCGTTGCGCGCGGCGATGGCGGCGCAGCGGGTGCAGGGGTTTCTGGTGCCCCGCGCCGATGCCCATCAGGGGGAATACGTTGCCCCCGGCGATGCCCGCCTTGCTTGGCTGACGGGCTTTACCGGATCGGCGGGGTTTGCCTGTGTCCTGCCTAATGTCGCGGGGGTGTTCATCGACGGGCGCTACCGTGTGCAGGTGCGCGATCAGGTGGCCGATGTGTTCACGCCCGTGCATTGGCCCGAAGTGAAGCTGGCCGACTGGCTGAGTGACCACCTGGGTGACGGTGCCAAAATCGGGTTTGATCCGTGGCTGCATACCACGCGCGAGATCGACGCCCTGCGCAAGGATCTTGCCACCACGGCCATCCAGATTGTCGCGACCACCAATCTTGTCGATGAAATCTGGGATGATCGCCCTGCCCCACCCGGTGCCGCCTTTACCGCCTACCCCGATGATCTGGCTGGAAAATCCCACGCGACCAAACGCGCCGAGATTGCAGAAGCCCTGACCAAGGCCGGGGCAACGTCGGCTGTGCTGACCCTGCCTGACAGCATCGCCTGGCTGCTCAATATTCGTGGCACGGATGTGGAGCGCAACCCGGTTCCGCAGGCCTTTGCCGTGGTTCATGCCAGTGGTCAGGTTGATCTGTTCGCGCGCGCGGGCAAGGCGGACGGGATTGCGCAACACCTTGGGCCAGACGTGAACGTGCAAGATGAGGGCGCTTTTCTAGGCGCGCTGGCGGCCCTGCAAGGCCCCGTGCAGATTGACCCGAAATCGGCGCCGCAGATCGTGGCCGATACGCTGGAACAGGCGGGGACCAAGGTGATCCACAGGGATGATCCCTGCCTTCTGCCCAAGGCGATCAAGACCGTGGCGGAAATCGCCGGGGCGCGCGCGGCCCATCTGCGTGACGGTGCGGCAATGGTAAATTTCCTGGCCTGGCTCGACGCAAAGGCGCCAAAGGGCGGCCTGACGGAAATTGATGTGGTCAAGGCACTGGAAGGGTTCCGCCGCGCCACCAACGCGCTGCTGGACATCAGTTTTGAAACGATCAGCGGCGCGGGCGAACACGGCGCGATCGTGCATTACCGTGTGACTGACTCTACGAACCGCCCTGTGCGCCCGGGCGAAGTGTTGCTGGTCGACAGCGGCGGCCAATATATCGACGGCACCACGGATATCACCCGCACAATGGCTATTGGCGCGCCCACGAAGGACCAGCGCGCCTGTTTCACACGGGTCTTGCAGGGGATGATCGCGATCAGCCGCGCGCGCTTTCCGACGGGCGTGACGGGTGCGCATCTGGACGCTTTGGCGCGCTATCCGCTGTGGCTGGCGGGGCAGGATTACGACCACGGCACCGGTCACGGCGTCGGTGCCTACCTGAGCGTTCACGAAGGTCCGCAAGGCATTTCGCGCCGCGCCGCGCCTGTGCCGCTGGAACCGGGCATGATCCTGTCAAACGAGCCGGGCTATTACCGCGAGGGTGAATTTGGCATCCGCATCGAGAACCTGATCACGGTGGTGGATGCGCCCGCCCTAAAAGGGGGCGACGACCGCGCGATGCTGGCCTTTGACACCCTCACCTATGTGCCGATTGATCGCCGTCTGATCGACGCGGCGATGCTGACGCTGGACGAGCGCGCCTGGCTTGATGACTATCACGCCAAGACACTGACCCTGATTGGCCCGCGCGTGGATGGTGCGGCATTTGCGTGGCTCGACAAGGCCTGTGCGCCCCTGTAA
- a CDS encoding DUF2188 domain-containing protein, whose amino-acid sequence MATKGQHVVPNGGRWSVRKAGSDRASNTYETQGEAIEVARERARNQHTELYIHGRDGRIRARDSYGRDPYPPKG is encoded by the coding sequence ATGGCGACCAAAGGACAGCACGTCGTTCCCAACGGGGGACGGTGGAGTGTGCGCAAGGCTGGGTCAGACCGCGCCTCGAATACCTACGAGACACAAGGCGAGGCGATTGAAGTTGCACGCGAACGCGCCCGCAACCAACATACCGAGCTTTATATTCATGGCCGTGATGGCCGTATTCGCGCACGCGACAGCTATGGCCGAGACCCCTATCCTCCCAAAGGCTAG